In Candidatus Liberibacter africanus PTSAPSY, the genomic stretch TTATTTCTTTGTCGTCAGCTCTTTTAGTATCTCGTACAACTTCAAAAGGATCAACGAATACTGCTATTATTCATCAATTATCTCATTATCCCCGTGCATTATTGATTTCAGCATTTTTTATGATTGTTTTGTCTATGGTGCCGAATTTACCAGCCTTTCCTTTTATAATGTTGGGTGGTTTTTTTGCTTTTGCAGGATGCTACATTCCCTATAAAAACGAATTACAGCTTCTTGCACGAATCGCTCAAAATCAAGAATCCGCTAAACAAAATCAAGAATCAACGAATTTGAATTTATCTACTCCAGGCATTGAATTGGTGTTTGGAAGCTTAGTTTCGAGCCGTTTACTTTCTTCTCAGGGTGATCTTTTTTTGCGGGTTTCTAAAATACGTAGAAAGTTTGCTACACAATACGGATTTATAGTTCCAGAAATTAAAATTACAACAGATATTTCTGTTCCTGAAAAGGGATATATTATTAGAGTATATGGGACAGCAGTTGCAATAAGTGAGCTACGTGTTGGAGAAGTTTTAGTTATTTTAGGATCTGATCCAAAACCTACTTTTCCAGGAGATGAGGTGCGAGAACCCGCTTTTGGTATGCCAGCTATTGCTATCATGGAAAATTTTGCAGATGATTTACGGCGTAAAGGATTTCATCCTATTGATAATCTTTCCGTTGTTCTCACCCATTTAACTGAAGTTATTCGTAACAACTTATCGCAACTTCTTTCCTATAAAGATGTTAAGAATCTCATTGGTCAATTGGATTCTGAATATCAAAAACTTGCAGATGAAATATGTGTTGCTCATATATCTTATTCTGGGATACAAGCGGTTTTGAAATTATTATTAGCAGAGCATGTATCTATTAGAAATTTGCCATTAATATTAGAATCTATAGCTGAAGTAGCTCCACATTTTTGTAAGACAGCGCAGATAGTAGAACAAGTACGTATGCGAATGGCACAACAGATTTGTGGTGATTTAGCGCCTACAGGTAGCCTGAATATTCTCAAATTAGGTAATAGTTGGGATATGATTTTTTATCAGGCTATAAAAAGAGATGCCAAAGGAGAGTGTGTAGATTTTAATGTTGAGTCACGTTCTGTTGAAATGTTTTCAGAGAATGCTGCGAATTCAATTCGTCAATATATGGAGAAAG encodes the following:
- the flhA gene encoding flagellar biosynthesis protein FlhA, translating into MAQSLTGRDDTNKRNHVHDFAVSFCLVLIICILFLPIPTILLDIGLASSIALSILILMVALWIEKPLEFSSFPTILLIVTIVRLALNIATTRAILSFGHEGYGAAGRVIAGFASLIMTGDFVIGFIIFMILITINFIVITKGATRIAEVGARFTLDAIPGKQMAIDADLSSGLIDEEEAKSRRKELEKESAFFGAMDGASKFVRGDAIASIIITIINIVGGIVMGCFRYDMSIGHAADVFVRLSIGDGLVSQVPALIISLSSALLVSRTTSKGSTNTAIIHQLSHYPRALLISAFFMIVLSMVPNLPAFPFIMLGGFFAFAGCYIPYKNELQLLARIAQNQESAKQNQESTNLNLSTPGIELVFGSLVSSRLLSSQGDLFLRVSKIRRKFATQYGFIVPEIKITTDISVPEKGYIIRVYGTAVAISELRVGEVLVILGSDPKPTFPGDEVREPAFGMPAIAIMENFADDLRRKGFHPIDNLSVVLTHLTEVIRNNLSQLLSYKDVKNLIGQLDSEYQKLADEICVAHISYSGIQAVLKLLLAEHVSIRNLPLILESIAEVAPHFCKTAQIVEQVRMRMAQQICGDLAPTGSLNILKLGNSWDMIFYQAIKRDAKGECVDFNVESRSVEMFSENAANSIRQYMEKGIIVTIVTIPEIRSYIRMILERTFPSLAVLSHMEIAKGLKINILGTIS